A single genomic interval of Armigeres subalbatus isolate Guangzhou_Male unplaced genomic scaffold, GZ_Asu_2 Contig163, whole genome shotgun sequence harbors:
- the LOC134203079 gene encoding choline transporter-like 1, with product MGCFESKSSEQHQPTAVRGCTDIFWLVVYVLFWIALLVIAVFSFVYGNPLRVINGYDSFGNTCGVSSNEKFSHFPLSGMNTKDKPYVFFLDIKELRQTLKICVKECPQKEIGSAMELYRYYEERDTKYCRYDFNMSLLTAPDANGPKYFAFAGPCPKFPVYESSSVLHRCIPSGKNAPTKVVKDMYALVNSFGAAQQVFSDIYKTWPTVLLLVGLSLIFSIIMILMLHWLTAIISWLICIFVAVASIGITAVLWWSYYKQKHSIDTDTKLSYLEELVRNETTIYVLAILATFIMIILLVIIYYLREKLTGLAALFEEAGKCMVAIPGLAGPPVLAFISLAIFLSFWMVVIVCLATANYPNVKPLLPFTQLKENPNKTEAAIRPDMSVNNNTYKSFDLVEYPEANFLRHMLWIYIIGLVWTSEFIFACQQLVISGAVAYWYFEKPTDTPVLQAIAKLVKYHLGSVAKGSFIITLFKIPRLILTYLYAKLKRHQHEGSECASCCLKCCICSFWLLEKFIRYLNHNAYTVIAIESVNFCPAAKIAWNALVVNALQVATINGIGDLVLFLGKLAVAALCGLIGILMLRDNPDVHFYMAPVIIVTLFAFFVAHIVLSLYEMVVDTLFLCVCEDKTINGNSGRWKKSNLAHLLGEDPIESDAVEAPMQAIERVPITKQPFSVQSLQMTEIDDKAAA from the exons ATGGGGTGCTTCGAGAGTAAATCCTCCGAGCAGCATCAACCGACAGCCGTTCGCGGATGCACGGACATTTTCTGGCTCGTTGTCTACGTTCTGTTTTGGATCGCGTTG CTTGTCATCGCCGTTTTTTCGTTCGTATACGGCAATCCACTGCGGGTCATAAATGGGTATGACTCCTTTGGGAACACATGCGGCGTCTCCAGCAACGAAAAATTCTCCCATTTCCCCCTGTCCGGGATGAACACCAAGGACAAGCCGTACGTGTTCTTCCTCGACATCAAAGAACTACGGCAGACCCTGAAGATCTGCGTGAAGGAATGTCCGCAAAAGGAAATAGGCAGTGCAATGGAACTGTATCGTTACTACGAGGAACGTGACACGAAGTACTGTCGATACGACTTCAATATGAGCTTGCTGACAGCCCCGGATGCCAATGGGCCGAAATACTTTGCTTTTGCTGGACCGTGTCCGAAGTTTCCAGTTTACGAGTCCAGTTCCGTGCTGCACCGGTGCATCCCATCAGGAAAGAATGCTCCAACCAAGGTGGTGAAAGACATGTATGCGCTGGTAAACTCATTCGGGGCAGCTCAACAGGTGTTCAGTGACATATACAAAACGTGGCCAACGGTGCTGCTGCTTGTCGGATTGAGTTTGATTTTCTCAATCATAATGATACTGATGCTTCACTGGCTAACCGCCATTATTTCGTGGTTGATTTGTATTTTCGTCGCTGTTGCTAGCATCGGAATCACCGCAGTCTTGTGGTGGTCTTATTATAAACAAAAGCATTCCATTGATACCGATACAAAGCTGTCATATCTGGAAGAGTTGGTGCGAAATGAGACCACTATCTATGTTTTGGCTATTTTGGCCACATTCATCATGATCATTCTGCTGGTAATCATCTACTATTTACGCGAAAAGTTGACCGGACTGGCGGCTCTGTTCGAGGAGGCCGGTAAATGTATGGTGGCGATACCCGGATTAGCTGGGCCTCCAGTTCTTGCGTTCATTTCCTTAGCCATTTTTCTATCGTTTTGGATGGTGGTCATAGTGTGTTTAGCCACTGCCAACTACCCGAATGTTAAACCACTTCTGCCATTCACCCAACTCAAGGAGAATCCCAACAAGACTGAAGCAGCCATTAGACCTGATATGTCCGTAAACAACAACACATATAAAT CGTTCGATTTAGTCGAATACCCCGAAGCCAACTTCCTGCGCCACATGCTCTGGATTTACATCATCGGGTTGGTTTGGACGAGCGAGTTTATCTTCGCCTGCCAACAGTTGGTCATCTCCGGTGCCGTCGCCTATTGGTACTTTGAGAAGCCGACCGACACACCGGTGCTCCAAGCCATCGCTAAGCTGGTCAAGTACCATCTCGGATCCGTGGCAAAAGGTTCGTTCATCATCACACTGTTCAAGATACCGCGACTGATTCTCACCTATCTGTACGCCAA ATTGAAACGCCACCAACATGAAGGTTCGGAGTGTGCCAGTTGCTGCCTTAAGTGTTGCATTTGTAGCTTTTGGTTGTTGGAGAAATTCATTCGCTACCTAAACCACAATGCGTACACGGTCATTGCAATCGAGAGCGTCAATTTTTGTCCAGCAGCTAAAATT GCTTGGAACGCATTGGTTGTCAACGCCCTCCAAGTGGCAACCATCAACGGGATCGGCGATTTGGTGTTGTTCTTGGGAAAACTGGCCGTGGCCGCGCTTTGTGGTTTGATTGGGATCCTCATGCTACGCGATAATCCTGATGTTCACTTCTATATGGCGCCAGTCATCATTGTAACGCTCTTCGCATTCTTCGTGGCTCACATCGTACTCTCGCTGTACGAAATGGTGGTGGATACCCTTTTCCTGTGCGTATGCGAAGATAAAACTATCAATGGAAACTCTGGCCGTTGGAAGAAGAGCAACCTAGCTCACCTGTTGGGTGAAGACCCGATAGAGTCGGATGCGGTGGAAGCGCCGATGCAGGCGATCGAACGAGTCCCTATTACTAAACAGCCGTTCTCCGTACAAAGCTTACAAATGACAGAAATTGACGATAAGGCTGCAGCTTAG